Genomic window (Sphaerodactylus townsendi isolate TG3544 linkage group LG12, MPM_Stown_v2.3, whole genome shotgun sequence):
TCTAgaggataaaatatttttttaaaaaaatctagaggacagagtttgatttcccactcctccgtaTGTGTagtggacccttatctggtgaactggatttgtttcctcattcctccacatgaagcctgctgggtgaccttgggccagtcacagtcctctcagaactctcccagctccacatGCCTCATTAGATGTCTGTTGTGAAAAGGGGAAGCAGCAACTTCAAACAGCctcccaaaaagaaaagaaaattcaaaCCCATCTGATTTTGGTATCCTTGCATTTAAGGTACAAAGAGTGGACCCAGGGTGAAAAAATTTTGTTACCTGATAGTCAATAATCAGATCTAGAAATGCATCGCATAGACTTTGACTAGTGATGGGGAGGATATGTATGGAGATAACACTTTAAATAGCAGCAGATCCAGATAGGTTACAATCAGAGAtaggatccagcaggctctcacaggttcccaagagtaggttactaattatttgtgtgtgccgagacggggttactaattggtgattttgccacatgatttttgccttagttacgcccctcctctcagcagtagtgcgcagaacttgaagcagtctagcaggaggtgcaccggcgtgcgtggcagcctgcgcctgcgtgcattcgtttcctgcccaaggaccagcgcagcggctgcatccttgccacagccccgcccaggaatgctccgcccccggaatgccccgcccagccccattgtcgctacgccagtgtttgaatcccaccaccatgggaacctgttactaaaatttttggatcccaccactggttacaattTCAGACAATTTCAGACTGTCCCCAAGTGATACCTATCTGGTTTTGCTGCACTTGGACCAGAATGGTTAAGAGTGTTTCTGGAGAGCAGTTTTGACATTCTTGACCATCAGTCTTGCTTCACAACATATCCCATCTGTTTCTTTTGCACCAGCATAGGCGGTGGTAGTCGTAATTGTAAAGTggtgttatttatgtatttatttttattcacattATCTATAGTCGAGCTTTCTCACTTGTGAATACAGTCAatggatgggacattcaataagcCATGCTGTAGGATTAGAGTTGTAGAATTAACCACAAgtcaaaaaacaaaactgaagaaaAGCAGAAGTATTAatgtgacacattaaatgatgcagaaattacatcAGGATCCATATTTCAGCATGCTATACACaatagtatagaccacagtcactaataatttatccaagctACGATAGCAGTTCttaaacacccctcccccaacacccaaaactgcataattttatatagctTTGTTTACTGAATTCCAAGAAGGCAGAAATACATGGGTTTAGTGCCCCTAACAACtatgcaattttatttatttatttgccctCAGGTCACAGGtgatttataagaacataagaacatgagaacaagccagctggatcagaccaaagtccatctagtccagctctctgctactcgcagtggcccaccaggtgcctttgggagctcacatgtaggatgtgaacgcaatggccttctgcggctgttgctcccgatcacctggtctgttaaggcatttgcaatctcagatcaaggaggatcaagattggtagccataaatcgacttctcctccataaatctgtccaagccccttttaaagctatccaggttagtggccatcaccacctcctgtggcagcatattccaaacaccaatcacacattgcgtgaagaggtgtttccttttattagtcctaattcttccccccagcattttcaatgaatgccccctggttctagtattgtgagaaagagagaaaaatttctctctgtcaacattttctaccccatgcataattttatagacttcaatcatatccccctcagacgcctcctctccaaactaaagagtcccaaacgctgcagcctctcctcatagggaaggtgctccagtccctcaatcatccttgttgcccttctctgcacttttactatctcctcaatatcctttttgagatgtggcgaccagaactggacacagtactccaagtgcggtcgcaccactgctttatctaaaggcatgacaatctttgcagttttattctcaattccttttctaatgatccccagcatagagtttgcctttttcacagctgccatgcattgagttgacattcccatggaactatcaactaagacgcctaaatccctttcctggtctgtgactgatagtactgacccctgtagcgtgtatgtgaagtttggattttttgcccctatgtgcatcactttacattttgctacattgaactgcatttgccatttctgagcccactcacctaatttatcaaggtccgcttggagctcttcgcaatcctttgtggttctcaccaccctacgtaatttggtatcatctgcaaacttggccaccacgctacccacccttacttccaggtcatttatgaataggttaaagcaGCACTgagtcccaaaacggatccatggacaccactcccgacatctctccattgtgagagaacttcccatttacactcccactctttgtttccctgtttctcaaccagtttttaatccggaggacttcccctcttattccttcattgctgagttttctcaacagtctctggtgaggaactttgtcaaaagccttttggaaatccaagtagacaatgtccaccggttcacccctgtccacatgcctgtttacaccctcaaagaactctagtaagtttgtaagacaggatttgcctctgcaaaagccatgctgactctttctaaCCAATTTGTTGATTTATGGAGACCACCTtgaattttcaaagcaagagattcaTTTGCCATTGCTTGGTTCTGTGTTTTGTCCCAAGGATTCCAGAATAGATTCcggatctcccatccaagaacccTCCAAGGCCAACCTTGTTTGTGAGTATGTAAAGTGTCGTCAAAGTCGCTGCCAACGTCGCTGCCAACTtagggcaaccccagcaagggcctttcaagacaagtgattaagCAAAGTGATtaagccttcctctgcagagccttccttcgAAGTTTCCCTTCtaagtactaaccctgcttagcttccaggtcAGGGCTTGGTGTATAAGACACACATTCAAAGAATGAGAAAACCGACCCCATACTACAAGCATCTTGCCATCTACTGGACAATTTTACTGCTGCAGTTTCCAGACTCAAAATTTGCAGAGCAGCTAGAAAAGAGACTGGGGAAGACAGTACATATGAGTCTTGTGGAACTTTAAAAACAAGCATATTGTTTGAGGACCGAGCTCTCTCATGGAGTAGAGTCCACTTTATCAGAAGCATGCACGTGTCCTTACGTTGACACAGAATTTTAAAGAGCACAAAGGGGTGAAGTAGAAAAGTCGCCATGTGCAAGAGCCAGTTTCTTTTTtcactataattttttttaaaaataattaacaaaaagagaaaaacacacaTTCATGCATCATTAACTGGAATGGAAACATTAGTAGTATTCTATACTTAAGAAGGCCTTTAAAGTCTCTCAATAATTTTCCACAAAATCCTTAGATGTTTGATGACATCTCCAGTTTTTAAAGTTGTTACCTATGATACACATTAACTAAGAAAGATATTAGTATAACAATTTTAACTATTATTTCTAAGCTTCAGCATGGGCAGTCCGATGCAAACAGAGCAGTACTGACACCGTTGGAggaggagaaactcctttctctcctgggaaagCCGATAGCAACATATGACTTACAATTCTCTTTTTGGGGGTTCAAGTCTGCCCTGCTGAAGGAgcgtgttcctgggctgaaactgCCACCAGGAAAGGCCCTGCATTAGCAAAACTGTTACTATAATAAATCCCTTCCGTGCAGCAGAGTCCAGACTTGAACCCACATTTCCAAGATGTCCGTCTGTCTCCTTGGTCCTTACAAGGTCTCCAAGGTGTCCCccaaccaccatcaccaccacgaCCATGAGGGTTAGATGAGGGTTTAAGCAGCAAGGTTGTGATTCTGTTTGCTGCTCAAGTTGCCAACTCCCACCTCTAGCTGGACACTGGGAAAAATGTGTGGTTAGTGTATGTATGATATACTAAGTGTTAATGGGGAGAGCTGCCATTAGAAGattaaaaaagctttaaaaataaaaatgaatgccaAAACTATAACCGGGCAGTAGAAACCACATATTtacatttgggggtgggtgggcagggggctCTAATTTTTAAAGGTCTCCTGGAAAGACTcgcatgtatttttttaaagggaacgaAACTCAATTTATTGACTTCAGAAAAGCAAAATGGAGAAAGCACCTGAAGTGTAAGGACTGCAAAGTTTTGAATTCTTCAGCATCCCTCTGGACCTAGAATTGTGTCTCCAGGGAAAAGACTCTTTGCAGAAGCAGAATCCGTTAGGAAAGGAGGTAAGTCCACTTATTCTAGTTTGCCAGAAAATCTATTGGCAGTCCCTCCGCTCTTTTGTTCTGTAATGCAAGAATTTATCATTGTTAAGCTGACAAGGATGCAGTTCTTTTCAATTACAGCTCTGGGGCCACATGGCACTAAGCATATCTTATATATTCATGACAGTGGCTGGCCCCAATTGGCAGGATTGCAGTGAGGTCATGGAATGTTCAGATGCCAGGGAAGACAGCTGTTGTATTTTGTGGCAATGCTGTTGCCGACTGGTTTTGTTTCTGGCAGCTccagttctttatttcatttatcctcaaatcagcttacatcaTTATCTTTTTCTCCACtgtatcctcataacaaccctatgaagGAGGTCAGGGTGAATGTGACTGGTTACCCAGCAAGGTTCTGTGGCacaggtggggatttgaacttggttctcTCTGGGGTCCgacactcctaaccactacaccacacccgCTCACACACTGTTTGAAGATGCTTTAAATCAAAACTTCTAGGGACTGAAATGGCATCCTTCCAGCATGTTCACTTTACTGTACtttggccctgcccccccacccccccaagaatCTTCCTCAGTCCAAAATATGGGATTATTAAAGGCATAAGATGATGCCAAAACCCACAATTATTCTTCCATTTCAAAACTCATGTAGAGAAACACATGCAAAAATCTGTATTCAGGACCAAAATGTTCAAAGTGGCGCGACAGAAAATTCGAATGAGCCTGCAAAAGATGGTTTGGGCCTCTGATTTCATGGGGACCAGGAACAGGCTTCACAGTTTTCTCTCCAACCAAGCAATACAGAAGCTGAAAACCACACAAACAGCTTCAAAAGCTTTCATAAGACTTTTAAACATTCTGTCATCTCGAGATTGAAGGAACAGACTTGCTGACAGAAGATAGTATATCTTCAAACTCCAGCGACTTGAAAAAGATTCTGTTTGTTAATCGGTCTCTGTGCCAGACTCAGAAGGCAAAAGTGGCCCTGAATTTTACAAAATATCAGCCTGCTTAAATAAGGatgcaaagcaattttttttgtaaaaaagagGGCAGTTAATTGAAAAGGAAACTATGAATAATAAGATGGTGGTTGTTGGTACTGCGTACTTACTGTGTACAGTTGTGGGGGCAGGACTGGAGACAGAGCAACCGCAAGAACCAAGGGGCATTAAAGGCAAGAAAAAgagattagatttataccctgcttttctcaatggtaAGGAGTTTAAaaacagctcacaaactcctttccgtccctctcctcacaacaaatacctgtaggtgggactgagagatttctcagagaactgtgactagcccaaggtcacccagcaggcttcacattcaggagcgggaaaacaaatccagttctccagattagagtccaccactctagtggaggagtggggaaataaatctggggCATACTCAGGATAAATGCAACCTACAGGACAAGGGCAGAGGAGAATTTTATTTCATATTCATTTGATTACATACCTACCAGTGAGACAGAGAGTGGGAAAAGAAAAGATAGACACGATGGTCTTCGTTACGTACATAAAATCTCTTTATTTTTAGAAAACATACAAATCTGTTACATCCATCACTGGTGGAACACCCAATAATTATTACACAGTAATTCAAAGCATGGCATTTTCCCACTAGAACCCTGGTATCCTGTTCTGGATAGGATCAAGACACCATCCGGTCAGGCCTTCCAGGCAGTAGAACTGCAACCACATTTGGCTGCTTCACCAAGGAGCCTTCGGTGGGTCAACAAGAGCCAAGCCTGAGGATCGGGTGACCTCATATGGAATCTGCtgtattcagaggcagtcaacctctgagtcCCAGTCctgggaggcagcatcaggggaaagactcggcctctatgccctgttgttggattgGTTAGCCATCATGTGACACACAATGCTGGATTGGATAAGCCACTGCAACAGTCCCTCTAACAGCAGTAGGGAACTGCATAGAAGTTCCCTACCACTGCATGGAATTGAGCTGCCTGCAGGAGTTCCCTGGCTGGTGGATGCCCAAACTGTGTGGTACCAATATAGTGTCTGTGCAACCATGTGACCACATGGCTTATAGAGAATGctggactggtctgatccagcagtgggTCTCTTAGGTACTACCCTTAAGTTCTTCTCTGGGGaaggccctgttgttggccccctggaagaactggttggctgctgtgtgagacagaGTACTGGACTaaatgggccactggtctgatcctgcaggactcttcttatgttcttatctggggAAGGCCCtgctgtggccctccagaggactagatggaccctcactgctctgatccagcagagatCTTCTTCTGTCTTCATCAATAAAAggtctcagcctctgtgccctgtggttggacctctagaggaactggttggctactgtgtaaaacaggatgctagacAAAATGAGCCTttactggtctgatctagcagggtttttcttatgttcttattaggggAAGTTCTACGGCCTttatgctctgttgttggactGTCAGAGGATCTGGCTGGCTGCTCTGTAgataggatgctgaactagatggaccactgttctgatccagcagggctcttctaatgttcttatgaagcTTTGGCCCttgttgaacctccagaggaactggttggccactgagtgagacagaatgctgggctagatggagcAGATGTCTGATCCAGCATAGCTGATCTGGTGTTCTTATCCTGTAGGACTTCTGATTGCTGGGGGTGGTAGTGGAGGAGTAGATCTTTCAAGTGCTCTGAACTATAAATTTTCCTTATGGGCTACAGGTTTTCAGGAGGCTCTAAACAAGATACCCTCTGGTAGCCCCCTCATCAAACCTGCCACTTCCTGTGCaggcgcgcgcacgcacacacacacacaaagccagaGGGAGAAGTGGAGCGCATTGGCTCCTCATCCCTTGAAAGTCCAACAGCGTCAACAAGGCTACAAGAAGCATTAAATGGCAGCGCGACCCACATCTGCACACAATGGGAGACTGCCCCACTGGCTTCTGGGAGAAATCTCCCATTCTGGTGGGCACAAATGGGCTGAGCACCTGTGATCACCAGTGGGCCCTCTTGGGTCTTGGCAGTTGCCCCATCCTTTGATTCCAGCCCCCCACCTGGCCTATGGAAATCTTTTGCATCAGGGAGCTGTTCCAATCCAGCCTTAGAAATGGCGGATTCATTTGCTAcacaaaaggatttttaaaagaaattctctCAATTAAGGAGCAAATGCTCCATCCTTCTACAGACTGAAGCAGATTCGTCACATGAGCCTGCCAATCCAGGCTTTGGCTCTCTTCAATTCTGGATTGGTTGACTTTCAAACACGCAGCTCCCATGTGGCACAGTCGCAGCCTAACTACCCTCTAGTGAAAACTGGCTGCAGCTATCCCTTTAGCATTTTCTGCTAAACGCATTCCTTGCATCCACTCTGTTCTCACCTAAGTCACAGATTCTGCTCCGCTGCTTAAAAGGGTCAGGGCTGCCCAAGGCACCTCCCTTTCCCAATATATTATCCCACAATGCCAAATTATGACACCAGGCTCCACTTTCTCCCGGGCACTGTTGGTCTCCACCAGCTCGCCTGCAGGGTTCAGTGAACTCCACGAGGCCAGAGAAGAGCTTCATCCAATGAAAGGAgggataaaaaaaaatctaaacccaAAGCATCAGGCAATCTTAGGGTCACCTACGAAACATACATAACTTCTTTGGCTGGAGGATGTTCCAAACATCATGTTCTTTATGGAGTTAAATTGCTGCGATGCTCAAGTTGCACACTCTGAGCCATGTCTTATTACGCTCCTCAGTTAAATATACAACATACATGTACAGCAAGGTGCATGTACGTGGGAACAACCACTTCCCTGTTACAGAGCTAGACTGGAGTGCAGTggtatcttagagaccaacaaggtgttgtcgaaggcttgcatggttggaatcaaccggctgttgtgagttttccgtgTGGCCACGTTCTGGTCATTTTTgcatctaagacaggggtcttcaaactacggccctccagatgtttatggactacaattcccatcagcccctgccagcatggcccaatgacagggctgatgggaattgtagtccatgaacatctggagggccgtagtttaaagacccctgatctaaggtgttgcctgcatctatggctggcatcttcagaggcatgtcactgttaAGATGTATTTCAAACACCTGTTACCATgccatgcttctgaagatgccagccatagatgtgggtgaaatgttacgagcaaaaactaccagaacctggccccatagcccagaaaacacacaacagtcatccaaagctccttttgtcagataccaCTGTGGAATGgcctccctccagaggtttgcCAGATGCCTACTGAAGACCATCCTGTTCACCCCGGGCGTTTGGCAGGGGGCCTTAAGGAGGGGGGGCCTTAAGGTGTGTGTATACCCCTCCCTTTGGGGGAGTGAGTGGGGTGGGTGAGATTGTGGATTGTTCTGGGggttttaggatggggttttattgtgattttatcacGGTTGTATGAtatttttatgggttttattaTGACCTGCCCTGAGGCcatggtaaagggtggggaataaatgtaaacaaataaaagctGACACCTCCAAAATCTTGCcagtctctaagatgctactggactcctatctagctcttctactgtgaACCAATACAGCTGTCCTCTAAAACTAGTTCCTGTTAAACTGTGCACATCAATCAGaaaaagactggggggggggggggggacatgctaACACACATCAAAACAATAATAGAGCAAGCAGCCCTTCTCAGAGTTGCAAAAATCCACATATGAAAGCCACGTGccactttctgtttcctttttattttattggcgGAGTTTGGAATTTTGGGTGAAGAATGGCGGAGAATGGTAGAGAGTTGTAAACACTGAAGAATGGATGAGGAAAAACAACTCGCGCCAAATCCATACTGCACAAAAGCCCGGCTTCTCGCTTGCAACAAAATTTGCCCCCTAACTTTTATGATTTGTCTTCATAACATGAGACTGGAGGAAAGATTCAGTACACCACAAggagggctagaaacttggtaTCTTCATTTCCAAAACTGCCAACCTTAGCCAGAGTGACCTAATTCATTCTTAGATGACATGCTCCATAACGTGGTGGAGAAGCGGCAAAGTGAACTACCCTACCACTGGCGCAAGATAAAAGATATCGAACCACGTTCCCTTTGCAAAGGTCTACAACGCTAAGTGGCCTCCTACAGCCACATGATCTCTGAGTCCCCAGTTGCTATAAAGTAAGCTCATAGCCAAGCTTGGGCTGTGATTCCACAGTTATCAGGTTTCTGAGGCCATTTCTTTTCGCACCACCAACAGACAGACCCCACAGCCAGGGGCCAGAAATGGAATGTACAAAGTCTCACCCTGCTGTTCTGGTGGAACTTTAGGGGGCATCTAAGGATCAGATAGGGAGTGGGGGAGGCAGAAACCCCAAACGCCCGTCATTCCCCTAATGATGCACTAACACTGATATTGTCCTCTGGCTGCTAACACCCAATAAACAGCAggttaaatacaaaaataaaaagcaaccaGAGGATAAGAACCCCCCCTTGCCTCTTAGCGGCGTTCACAGTATATTTACAAGGATAAAAAATATATTTGAACTGGCAGTTTACTGCTAGAATTAGCATTCTAAAGCACCATTTCTATTGAGAACTGAACAATGGCTGAGTATGGTATAGAGAGGCCTACAACCTCCTACCACCTCCATTTTAATGCTGGGGAAACTAAGGCCTGACTCCAGAGCAGCTAGAGGACTCTTAGTCATGACTGCTACGTAGTTTTCTGGTTCAGAGGCAGCAGATCTCTGAACACCAGAAGATGGTAGGGATAAATGGGCAGAACTTCTTCTTCAAGCCCTGTTTGGAAGCTTCCTAGAAGCATGTGGCTGGCCATTGTCAGAAGCAAGACACTGGACCAGATGGTACCTTTGCTGTCAGAAGCAAGACACTGGACCAGTAAAGTTAGCAGCAGAGACAGGAATCCTGATCTCAGCTCAACCCTTCTGGTTCCAAGGGCCAATAAACTCTGATGTCAGAAggttctggagaggcagcatatgcaTTCTCTAAATAagttatttaataaataaaataaatacaggaaaCACACCAGGTGCTGAGAATGTGCTTTGCCCCAAGGGCCGGAATATACCAATTGTGATTTAAACTCCTCTAGAGTTTATGGCAGTGTTGGAGAAGCTGGTGGCTGAGGGCATTTATTCCATGAGCTCCCCCTGAGCGCAACCCATTCAATCACACCAGCTAACCCGTTGCACTTTGTTTGTACCATGTGCACCATTCAAGTATCTGCACAGGAAAGTTTCTATTGTGTAAATGCACTAACATTAGTGGCGTTACACCAGGATAAAACCACCCCACTGGTTTCTGTTGTGACACTTCCCACATTTGTATACCACTGTTTCTCTAGGAAGCTCAGGTCAACAAACCTGGAAGTGTACtccttttaacctcacaacaaccctttgaggtaagcTTGGCTGAAAGAAAGTGCCAGAccaaaggtcactcagtgagccgaatggggattcgaacctgggacgTTCCCGTCCTAGTCCAAAAACCTACCCACTACATTGTGCTGTATTTCTGCTTCACTGTGGCTCACCTCCCCAGAATAGTCCTGTGGACCAGGTTTCTGGGCACTTTTGAATGCCAGATCGTGGACACTGATCCGACCTGGGAAGTGGGGTCAGTGGCTCTTTAGATGGCCGTTGGCATTTGAGTTCATCTCGTGGCTGAATCGACTTCTCCAGGCATGGTACTTCTTTATGCTTTTCCGTCGGGCAAACCGGCAAATGCTTACCATGAAGACCCACGAAACGGCATACATGATCACACCTCCAACCTTGATAAACCACTTGGGCTTGGGTGACATCAACACACAGTACATGAGCCAGGCCCCGACGCCGATGCGCACTCCCGTAAAGAGCACCACGAAGAAGAAGTCCACCACGTCCCCTATGAAGCTGTGGTAGAGCCCCTTCTCCCGTAGAAACCACCGGGCCTGCAAGAGTGGATTGGTGATCTCACTTCCAAAGATGACAGCGCTGACTTCCGCTGCCGACTCACCCAAAACAAGGGACACGGTGATCCCGACGATGCTCACGGTGTGGTGGGCAAGCATCAACGCCCCTTCAGTCTGGAAGTAGACGCACCAGCCCAAGTCAAACAGGAAGTAGCCCAAGCTGATACACAACGTGTGGATCTGGAGAGGAGTGTTTGGCGATCCTGTAAGGAAAAATGCAAGTCAAGAAGCaacatgggcacctttggaaattGGACACAACATAGTGGGCGCAACCACCCAATCAAACCTACCGTGTTGTGACAGCGGCTGCCAACACAAtgctattttaatctgcacagccaatcaggactccAATGGCCAATTGGAAGCTCTGCTGGACAGAAGCTCCCCctgatcccacccactttcttAATGCTCTTAGTAGACAGCAAGGGGGGTGCCCATAGTCACCACGTTGGGGACCCTCCCtctgtgtgcatgttaagtgctgtcaagttgcttccaatttatgaatcaatgtcctcgaCAGCCTCGCCCTGGTCTTGCTGACTGAGGGCCCTgccttcctttattgaatcaatccagctcatgttgggccttcctcttttcctgctgccttcaacttttcctagcattattgttttttccagtgattcttgtcttctcatgatgtgaccaaaatacaatagcttcagtttagtaatgttagcttctagggagacttcagacttaatttgatctagaacccactttgcCTTTTTGGTCGTCCactgtatctgtaaaactctcccccaacaccacatttcaaatgaacccCTGCTACACAGGATCCATTTTGAGATGGGCTAACCCCCAGCAACACACAATACTTTGTTACGTAAAGAAAGGAGtttagtacaaaaaaaaaaattggacaattggaaaccattgATGGATTGCTCtggtaaaacaggaaaaaagtaaaACGATGATTAGCggttttgaagattagtggaTTGTTATTATAAAGATTTAACAAAGCATGTTAATTATGACTACTGGTTATTAATTTGGAATGTTAAATATGAGGTTAAAGAGCAAACTACTAATTTTTACTGTTCACACTCAATGTGGATGTAATTGGGAGTCCTTCGTGTCGAGTGTATTTTTTAGGTTTtgatctttgctttgctttttgtaagAGGTTTTCTGtactaataaaatttgaataCTGGAAAAAAGCAACACTCAATATTCTGAACACAGCCACACCATTGATGTGCATGAGGCCACTGGATTATTGGCTCTTTCTTAATACCCACAATTGCCCTGTTTTACTACCTCCGAGTGGATGCTTTCGGTTACCACAGAATCAACATTCCATCCAAGGTAGAACAACTAGGAGGTACCTGGATAAGACATTGGCCACGGGCCATCGATGAAGCCGATGTAGCCAGAGAGGCAAGTGGCAAGGACTCCGTGTGTCAGAGTGACCAATCGGCAGCTCCACTCATAGGTACGGTCCTTGTACCGATAGCAAGACCAGGTGTAGAGGAAGAACCAGCCAATGAGGCTGAAGGCTGCCCGGAGGAACATGGAGGCCACCATTCTGTAATAGGACAGATGGGAGATAAGAATTAAATCCCTCAAATTTTGCAAGAACTACTCGCAAGAGTGATGTAGGAGCAGCCAGGACGTTGGACTAGGAAACCTGGGTTTCAATCCTCCCTCTGATGTGCTGCTTTGGACCAATCATTTTTCCAGCATCACTCTAAAATTTTTACCCTACTCCCAAATAGGATGTTTTGCAACGTTCCTTCACAATCTCATGCTCACATACCTGGGAATAGGCCCtactgaataaaatgagacttacGGTAATCCTGAGTAGCTAGGGCTGAATTTTGCGTAAACCAGAAATAACAATAAACCTCTATTCAGCTAAGCTAGGAGGTTGGGCTAACAATGTGGCCCAGCGCTGCATCCCCAGACCTCACCTCATGTGGGCTGGGCAAAAGTTGGGAGAGGATACAGGGTCATATTTCTAGGACAACTGGGAGCAGAATTCATCCACCTTTTAGCACAGAAGTGGCTGTTGCACAAAAGCATCCAAGGCAAAAGGCAATGTAGGGTGAGTTCCATGGTGCACCTGGACATGAAAAGAGTAGTAGA
Coding sequences:
- the LOC125442249 gene encoding TLC domain-containing protein 5-like, with the protein product MVASMFLRAAFSLIGWFFLYTWSCYRYKDRTYEWSCRLVTLTHGVLATCLSGYIGFIDGPWPMSYPGSPNTPLQIHTLCISLGYFLFDLGWCVYFQTEGALMLAHHTVSIVGITVSLVLGESAAEVSAVIFGSEITNPLLQARWFLREKGLYHSFIGDVVDFFFVVLFTGVRIGVGAWLMYCVLMSPKPKWFIKVGGVIMYAVSWVFMVSICRFARRKSIKKYHAWRSRFSHEMNSNANGHLKSH